A genomic stretch from Mesoplodon densirostris isolate mMesDen1 chromosome 3, mMesDen1 primary haplotype, whole genome shotgun sequence includes:
- the N4BP3 gene encoding NEDD4-binding protein 3, with the protein MATAPGPAGIAMGNVGSLLERQDFSPEELRAALAGSRGSRQPDGLFRKGLGQRELFSYLHLSKKDSKTTKRAPRNEPADYATLYYQEHPRTGDFSKTSLPERGRFDKCHIRPSVFKPALGTGKGFLSTQSLAAHKGQKLWRSNGSLHTLACHPPLSPGPRASQAQARAQLLHALSLDAGGPEPEPSLSDSSSGGSFGRSPSTGPGPFCSSLGHINHLGGSLDRASRGPKEAVLSCLPEPPPHYEFSCPTAEDMAAVLPDTCEELKRGLSDEDGTNPFTQVLEERQRLWLSELKRLYVEQLHEVTQKAERSERNLQLQLFMAQQEQRRLRKELRAQQGLGTEADPSARSEEEARWEVRQKTAEISLLKQQLREAQAELAQKLAEIFSLKTQLRGSRVHAQAQDAELAQLREAVRSLQEQAPLEEAPGSCETDDCKSRGLLGEAGGSEAGDGAEQLRAELLQERLRGQEQALRFEQERRIWQEEKERVLRYQREIQGGYMDMYHRNQALEQELRALREPLAPWSPRLESSKI; encoded by the exons atggccacagccccaggccctgctggCATTGCCATGGGCAACGTGGGCAGCCTGTTGGAACGGCAGGACTTTTCCCCTGAAGAGCTACGGGCAGCACTCGCAGGGTCTCGGGGCTCCCGCCAGCCTGATGGGCTGTTCCGGAAAGGCTTGGGCCAGCGCGAGCTCTTCAGCTACCTGCACCTCTCCAAGAAGGACAGCAAGACCACCAAGCGGGCCCCTCGGAACGAGCCTGCCGACTATGCCACCCTCTACTACCAGGAACATCCTCGGACTGGTGACTTCAGCAAGACTTCGCTGCCTGAGCGGGGTCGTTTTGACAAG TGCCACATTCGCCCATCAGTATTCAAGCCGGCATTGGGCACCGGGAAAGGCTTCCTGTCCACGCAGAGCCTGGCGGCCCACAAGGGTCAGAAGCTGTGGCGCAGCAATGGCAGCCTGCACACGCTGGCCTGCCACCCTCCCCTGAGCCCGGGGCCCcgggccagccaggcccaggcccgtGCCCAGCTGCTGCACGCCCTCAGCCTGGATGCGGGTGGCCCCGAGCCCGAGCCCAGTCTGTCCGACTCCTCCAGCGGAGGCAGCTTTGGCCGCAGTCCCAGCACTGGCCCTGGCCCCTTCTGCTCCTCCCTGGGCCATATTAACCACCTCGGGGGCTCCCTGGACCGGGCCTCACGGGGTCCCAAGGAGGCTGTGCTGAGCTGCTTGCCCGAACCACCACCCCACTACGAGTTCTCCTGCCCCACTGCCGAGGACATGGCGGCCGTGCTGCCCGACACCTGCGAGGAGCTCAAGAGGGGCCTCAGTGATGAGGATGGCACCAACCCCTTCACGCAG GTGCTGGAGGAGCGCCAGCGGCTGTGGCTGTCTGAGCTGAAGCGCCTGTACGTGGAGCAGTTGCACGAGGTGACCCAGAAGGCCGAGCGTAGTGAGCGCAACCTCCAGCTACAGCTGTTCATGGCCCAGCAGGAGCAGCGGCGCCTACGCAAGGAGCTGCGGGCACAGCAGGGCCTGGGCACAGAGGCCGATCCCAGTGCCCGATCAGAGGAAGAAGCCCGCTGGGAG GTGCGCCAGAAGACAGCAGAGATTAGCCTCCTGAAGCAGCAGCTGCGGGAGGCCCAGGCTGAGCTGGCACAGAAGCTTGCTGAGATCTTCAGCCTGAAGACGCAACTTCGGGGCAGCCGGGTGCACGCCCAGGCCCAGGACGCAGAGCTGGCCCAGCTGCGAGAGGCTGTGCGGAGCCTGCAGGAGCAGGCCCCTCTAGAGGAGGCCCCAGGCAGCTGTGAGACCGATGACTGCAAGAgcagggggctgctgggggaggcaggaggcagTGAGGCCGGAGATGGTGCCGAGCAGCTGCGGGCTGAGCTGCTGCAGGAGCGGCTCCGGGGCCAGGAGCAGGCACTGCGCTTTGAGCAGGAGCGGCGGATATGGCAGGAGGAGAAGGAGCGGGTGCTGCGCTACCAGCGGGAGATCCAGGGGGGCTACATGGACATGTACCACCGCAACCAGGCGCTGGAACAGGAGCTGCGGGCCCTGCGGGAGCCCCTCGCGCCCTGGAGCCCTCGGCTTGAGTCCTCCAAGATCTGA
- the RMND5B gene encoding E3 ubiquitin-protein transferase RMND5B, whose translation MFQKEHQGATAGKPNCWTLHALCCSTCRVGAGPAASGSSPGAAPQRSEVRFPAAALTLRATPLVRGRGRLGHPSAESRVGESGASEQLSQVPVPLTAAPETRAPAAGPDVGQGRELDPCILRDPSGSRPYLGSSSNSHVPSYCDPAEPEVGPDTVAAMEQCASVEREVDKVLQKFLTYGQHCEQSLEELLHYVGQLRAELASAALQGTPLSATLSLVMSQCCRKIKDTVQKLASDHKDIHSSVSRVGKAIDRNFDSEICGVVSDAVWDSREKQQQILQMAILEHLYQQGMLSVAEELCQESTLNVDLDFKQPFLELNRILEALHEQDLGPALEWAVSHRQRLLELNSSLEFKLHRLHFIRLLAGGPEKQLEALSYARHFQPFARLHQREIQVMMGSLVYLRLGLEKSPYCHLLDNSHWAEICETFTRDACSLLGLSVESPLSVSFASGCVALPVLMNIKAVIEQRQCTGVWSHKDELPIEIELGMKCWYHSVFACPILRQQTSDSNPPIKLICGHVISRDALNKLINGGKLKCPYCPMEQNPADGKRIIF comes from the exons ATGTTTCAGAAAGAGCATCAAGGAGCCACCGCGGGAAAGCCTAACTGTTGGACCTTACATGCATTGTGTTGTTCG ACGTGCAGAGTCGGGGCCGGGCCGGCGGCCTCGGGCTCCAGCCCCGGCGCAGCCCCGCAAAGGTCGGAGGTGCGGTTTCCAGCTGCCGCCCTGACCCTGCGGGCGACTCCACTCGTGCGCGGGAGGGGGAGGCTCGGCCACCCCTCCGCGGAGTCGCGAGTGGGCGAATCCGGAGCCTCGGAGCAACTGTCGCAGGTTCCGGTTCCGTTGACAGCGGCGCCGGAAACCAGGGCCCCGGCTGCGGGACCAG ACGTCGGCCAGGGCCGGGAGTTGGACCCCTGCATTCTCAGAGACCCTTCGGGGAGCCGCCCCTACCTGGGGAGTAGCTCGAACTCACACGTCCCATCCTATTGCGACCCTGCCGAGCCGGAG GTGGGGCCTGACACAGTGGCTGCCATGGAGCAGTGTGCGAGTGTGGAGAGAGAGGTGGACAAGGTCCTGCAGAAGTTCCTGACCTATGGGCAGCACTGTGAGCAGAGCCTGGAGGAGCTGCTGCACTACGTGGGCCAGCTGCGGGCTGAGCTGGCCAGCGCAG CCCTCCAGGGGACCCCTCTCTCAGCCACCCTCTCCCTGGTGATGTCTCAGTGCTGCCGGAAGATAAAAGACACCGTGCAGAAACTGGCTTCAGACCACAAGGACATTCACAGCAGTGTCTCCCGAGTGGGCAAAGCCATTGACAGG AACTTTGACTCTGAGATTTGCGGTGTAGTCTCCGACGCAGTATGGGACTCTcgggagaagcagcagcagatcCTGCAGATGGCCATCTTGGAGCACCTGTACCAGCAGGGCATGCTCAGTGTTGCTGAGGAGCTGTGCCAG GAATCAACACTTAATGTGGATTTGGATTTCAAGCAGCCTTTCCTGGAGTTGAATCGAATCCTGGAAGCTCTGCATGAACAAGACCTGGGGCCAGCATTGGA ATGGGCCGTCTCCCACAGGCAGCGCCTGCTCGAGCTCAACAGCTCCCTGGAGTTCAAGCTGCACCGACTGCACTTCATCCGCCTCCTGGCAGGTGGCCCTGAGAAGCAGCTGGAGGCCCTCAGCTACGCCCGGCACTTCCAGCCCTTTGCTCGGCTTCACCAGCGGG AGATCCAGGTGATGATGGGCAGCCTGGTATACCTGCGGCTGGGCTTGGAGAAGTCCCCCTACTGCCACCTCCTGGACAACAGCCATTGGGCCGAGATCTGTGAGACCTTTACGCGCGATGCTTGTTCCCTGTTGGGCCTTTCTGTGGAGTCGCCCCTCAGCGTCAG CTTTGCCTCTGGCTGTGTGGCGCTGCCAGTGCTGATGAACATTAAAGCTGTGATCGAGCAGAGGCAGTGCACTGGGGTCTGGAGTCACAAGGATGAGTTACCG ATTGAGATCGAACTGGGTATGAAGTGCTGGTACCACTCAGTGTTCGCGTGCCCCATCCTCCGCCAGCAGACGTCGGATTCCAACCCTCCCATCAAGCTCATTTGTGGCCATGTCATCTCCCGAGATGCACTCAACAAGCTCATTAACGGAGGAAA GCTGAAGTGTCCCTACTGTCCCATGGAGCAGAACCCAGCAGATGGGAAACGCATCATATTCTGA